The genome window GGAAAGCAAAAGCTGATTTACAGCAATAATTCCCCGGACACGCTGCACAAGGTCTTTTACCACTTGTACCTGAATGCATTCCAGCCAGGCAGCCAGATGGACGTTCGCTCCCGCACCATCAGCGACCCGGACCCACGTGTAAAAGACCGTATCTCCAAATTAACCCCTTCTGAAATTGGCTACGAAAAAGTGCTTTCGTTGAAGCATAATGGTAAGGCTGTAAAATATGAAGTGGTTGGGACGATCCTGGAAGTGACATTGAAAGAAAAGATCCTCCCTAAAACGCAGCATACATTTGAGATGGACTTCGAAGCACAAGTCCCGATTCAGATCCGCCGCACTGGCCGCGACAACGCGGAAGGCATCGATTATTCGATGGCGCAATGGTATCCCAAAATGAGTGAGTATGACTACGAAGGCTGGCATGCGAATCCTTATATAGCCAGGGAATTTTATGGCGTCTGGGGTGATTTTGATGTGAAACTGACCATTGATGCTTCTTATGTCGTGGCGGCGAGTGGTTACCTGCAAAATCCGGATAAAATTGGCCACGGCTACACGCAGAAAGAGGTGAAACACAAGCCCGGCGACAAATTAACCTGGCATTTCATCGCACCCGAAGTCCATGATTTCATGTGGGCAGCCGATCGTGATTACAAGCATGATGTCATCAAAGTGGATGATAATCTGGATATGCATTTCTTTTATCAAACAGATACATTAGCCAATGTCTGGAAAGAAATGGAACCGCTTGCTGTGCGTTGTTTCAAGATTATGAATGAGAAATTCGGACGCTATCCTTACAAGCAGTATTCGGTAATTCAGGGTGGTGATGGCGGAATGGAGTATGCCATGGCAACATTGATTACCGGGCGTCAGAATCTGGGCGGATTGGTAAGTGTAACGGTTCATGAATCCATTCACAGCTGGTTTCAGCAGATATTAGGCACAAACGAATCCAAATATGCGTGGATGGACGAAGGTTTTACCAGCTATGCGCAGAATATTGTCATGGCTGAATTGTTTCCTTCAAGACTGGATGCCCAGCGGGGAAGCACCGCGGGTTATCGCAATCTCGTGAAGTCAGGTCTGGAAGAACCATTGACCACACATGCCGATCATTTCAACACAAATCGCGCATATAGCACGGCCAGTTATGCCAAGGGCGCAGTTTTCCTTAATCAGCTTGGCTACATTATCGGCAGCCAGAAGTTGGAAAGCGGCATGAAACGCTATTATAACGAGTGGAAATTCAAGCATCCTAACCCCAATGATCTGAAACGGATCATGGAAAAGGAATCGGGTCTTGAACTGGATTGGTACTGGGAAGATTTTGTAGGAACAACCAAAACCATCGATTATGGCATTAAAGAGGTTGTATCCAATGCAGCTAAAACAACTGTTGTTTTGGAAAAAATAGGCCAGATGCCTATGCCATTGGATGTTGTGGTAAGTTATAAAGACGGAAGTCAGGAGAACTTCAACATTCCCCTGGAACTCATGCGCGGAGAAAAATCCGAAGCAATGTATTCCAAAACCACATTACTGAATGATTGGGGTTGGACTTATCCGGAATATTCATTTACGATCGACAGAAATCTTGCTGACATTGAAAGGATCGTCATAGATCCAAGTCAGCGAATGGCGGACATTAATCCGGATAATAACTCCTATCCGTCTATATCGAAAGAATTGCCGCGGTTCAAAGCTGATAAAGTCGTAAAGTGATAAAATTGAAGTGGTAAAAAGGGGCTTTCTCAACTGAGAAAGCCCTTTTTTTATGCACATAATTGAATGCCTTTATCGTCCAAACTTAATGGAAGTCCCCACGCGCCAACCCATTCCCTTGAAATGGCTGCCGTGGAACTGGGCGACGGCTTCCAGGCGAATAATGCGAAGGATGTCATCAATTCCATAAACCGCCTCGGTGTAATTGCGGATTGTTGGCACTCTCAGATAATGCAATTGCAGCGTTTCCGAGATGCCTGTGACACGAAGTGCTTCGATGCGAGTAAGTGCAAATCGCTGCGAAGTCCAGGTGGCATTCGCCTGAAAAAACCAGGATGACGTGCTGTAACGATAATATTGCAGCATCCGGAACTGGTCGGGCGGATAGGCATATTGGAAAAAGAACTCATTTCCCATGAAGTGACGGTAATCGGGGAAATACATTTGTTTTGTACTCAAAAAACCGCCGCCATTTACATAATATTCAAGATTACTCCGCGGTCCCAGGCTCAAATTCTGGCGAATGTTTCCCTGTAACATGGAGTAATCCACATCACCCACAAATCCAAGACCAGTTTTGTAATTAAGACTAAATGATGGTCCTTTGCTTCTTAAATATCGTTTTTCACCATTCCTGATCAGGTAACGCCGCCACGGACGCACGGTTGCGGTTAGGTCCAGAATGGTTGCATTGTGTATAGCGAAGCCGGTGTTTTGCAATTCCCTGTTTTCGGGGCGGTTGGGAGTGTAATAATATTGGCTCCAGAAGAAAATAGGACGTGCACTTTCCTGGTTGAAAAGCTCTTTTCTGTGCTCAAATTCTAATCCTGCATTCAGACTAAAAACATCAGCAATGTTGCGTAGTGAAAACTCGGCCCGGCCATATTGTTTTTGATACAGCTTCATAAAATTCCTGTCAAAAAACCTGGCCGCAATGCTGTTGGGAAGGGCAGGAATGGGGTTGTTATTGTTGATCTGACTGGCCATTTCTCCACCGGATAGCATCAGATTCCATTTGTCATTGCCAATGTTGGTTGTCAGGTTTCCATAAACCCTTTTGCGTCCGAAAGAATAGCGCACGAGCGGGCTAACACTGAAGCGGTATGACTTGCCCCATTTCTTTTCCCATTCAGTAAGAAAGTTGATAGCATTTCCTTCGACTGTGTTGTAACTGATGGACAGGATCGGGCTTTTGAAATAGAACGTTCGCCTGTTGCCCAGCGCATAAGTATTACCTGTAATCAAGTGCAGCGGCCTGAATGCCAGCGAGTCGGGCTTTCTTTTTTCGCGAATCGCATCTTTTACCACCTTAATGCTGTCTTGCAGCACATAACTGGTCACTTCCGATTTTGTCAGTGGGATAGGGCGGAGTGCTTGCCAATAAGTGGTGTCGCGTTTGTTAGCCATAGAGTCGATAATAATCGAATCCTGGCGCACCAGCCGATCGCTGCCGCCCTCCATTTTGCGTTCTTTTTTCTGCTCTTTCTCGTATTCCTTGGTGAGTTTTCGGAAATCCTTGGTCGAGAATTGCTTCTGTTCACGGATCAATTTTTCAAGATTTTCCTTCCGGTTTGCCTCCTTCACATCTTCCTTTTTGTGATCTGCAATGACAATGTCTTCTTTCAGGCCCGGATCGATATCCAGTTTCTGGTAAGTCAGGGAAACCAGATATTTGAATTCTCCTGCAAAGCCCAAATAACTTCCATTAATGCGAAACTGCTGATTCACAGGAATCCACACATTCTGAACCGGGCTGAAAATCTGTTTGGCAGAAATGTTCAGTCCGCTTGTAGTGGTTTGCAAATCATAGCTGTGAATGGCCCAGCGATCTTCCAAAATGAACAGGCTTCCCTTAAAAACACCTTCCCCATAAGCACGTGGAATCACTTTTATTTTGTTGACCAATTGGCCCTGATCTTCAAAATAACCTTCATATTCAAATCGATAATAGGCAAATGCCCTAGGAGAGAGCGGGGAGATGGTTCCGGCTATTTCCGGACTGTAAAGGCTTGCTAAAATATATTCGTTGGGAGAGGGAATGCTGTTATCCAGACTGTTTCGTGTCGAAATAATCTTTTGCGTATAACTAGCCGGCCGGCGGTATTTTATTTCAGCAACACTCTCATTAAGAATTGCTTTTCCTTCCTGAACGCCCTCTTTTTTTAATCTTTTTTCTACCAGATATGGAATTTTTGTGGGCAGTGCGGTGCTTCTGGAATAAACTTTTGCCGTATAGCCGCGTAGTTGTAGCTGATGAAAACGCGCCTTGGCGATAGCCCGCCGCATAATGCTATATGCAGGATCTTCCTTGCCCTTTCCGATAGTCGCTTCACGTAGGTTAAGCGCCTGTTCTTCGAGAACTACATTTAGTTCTGTAAAGTCGTTGCCGACTGTTACATTTTTTGAGACACTTTTGAATCCCAAAAACTGAAATATGATCTCGTAACTTCCTGGTAATAAGGTGAATTCGTATTCACCTTCTTCATTGGCCATGGTTCCGTTGCTCGTGCCTTTTACGGCAATGCCGGCATAGGAAAGTGCTTCTCCTTTTGCATTAGAGATGCGGCCTTTTATCCCGCCTGCGATTAACTGCGACTGTAAGCCAATACATAATATGATCAGGAGCAACGCAACACGCATAGAGGTAAATCGTCAGTTTTTGCAATAAGCACAAATTAGATCAAATTTCTGATTTGTGCCCTTGCTGAGCCTCCTCTATAACCGTACCACGCTGCCGTTACACCTTAATCACATTGACCATCGACCGTGCAGTTTGCGCCGTCGGCCAGGGAAACCAATGGTTCCGGGTTTGTTTTCTCCCATTCGGAAAATGATTTTTCCAAAGCGCGTAAGAATGTTTCCGGCTGCTGCGCACCAGAAACAGCGTATTTTCTGTCCAAAACAAAGAAAGGGACGCCGCGTGCGCCAACTTGCTGTGCTTCGTAAACATCTTTTCGAACCTCATCACTGAATTTTGACCCGTCCAGGACAGATTTCAATTCTTCCGTATCAAGTCCAATTTGAGTTCCCAAATCAAGCAATGTTGCATGATCTGCGGTGTTCTTGCCATCCGTAAAATAAGCTTTAAATAACTGCTCTTCTGCGTCGTCGCCCTTGCCTTTTGTTTTTGCATACTGGACAAAACGATGCGCATCGAAGGAATTTGCAACCACAGCTTTGTCCATATTGTACTCCAATCCCACCTCAGCGGCAATCGAACTCACATGGTCATTCATCTGCGCCGCATAATCCGGCGTCCAGCCTTTCACCTCCGCCAGATAATCGTTGATGCTTTTTCCCGGCTCCGTTTTCATAGCCGGATTGAGCTGAAAACTTTTCCATTCAACCTGGATCTTATCCTTTTGAGGGAATTGTTCAAGTGCTTTTTCAAATTTCCTTTTGCCGATATAACAAAAAGGGCACATTACGTCACTCCATATTTCAACTTTCATAATTTCAGTGGGTTAGTGTTCAAATGTTAATCTTTTTACGCAGGGTTGGTGCTGAGAAGAGGCCTATCAAAGCGATATAAAAAGCTCTTCATGCGATCTTCTTACCTTTTTTGCGTTGGACAAAGCGTCGTTTTCGCTATCTCGGTAACCCAACGTCATAATGACAACACTTTTCAATCCTTTTTCGGTCAGACCAAGAATCTCATCCAGTTTAGCATTGTTAAAACCTTCCATAGGAGTCGCGTCCACGTGTTCCGTTGCTGCCGCAACCAATGCATGTCCAAGCGCAATGTAGGCCTGACGTGCCGCCCAGTTGAAATTAACTTCCTCAGAGCGACTCAGTATGCCACCGGTGACACTTTCTTGAAATTTTGAAAGCGACTCAACTGAAATGCCTCGGGTCGTAGCGATCAGGTTCATGTAATCGGTGATTTGCTGTGCCGTGATTTTCTCCCACGCAGCAAAAACCAGCAAGTGTGAGGCCTCCGGAATCTGCTGCTGAGGAGCAGCTTCCTTGAAAATCCTATCTTTCGTATCCTGATCGCTGATCACAACAATGTTATAAGGTTGCAGTCCCACCGAGGATGGTGATAACTTAATGACTTCCAGGATTGTATCCAGTTTTTCTTGCGGAATTGTCTGGCCGTTCATTCTTTTTGCAGCATATCTCCAATTCAGATCTTCTATCAGGTTATTCATTTTCTTTTGTTTAAATTTGATATGCAAACTTAAATAAATAAGCTATACATTTGTAAGTACTATACCAAAGTATAGCTAAATTAGTTCAGTCATGGAAACATCAGAAATAGAGACTACAACGAAAAAGACAGCTCATACGCACGAAGAATGCACGAAAAGCATCCTGCCCGTGCGCGACGCCCTGGAAGTGTTAAGTGGAAAATGGAAGTTGCAGATCATCATTTCTCTGCTCTTCGGCAACAAACGCTTTTCCCAAATCGCCAAAGAGATCCCCGGGATCACGGATAAAATGTTATCAAAGGAATTACGTGATCTGGAAGCTAACTGCCTGGTAAAAAGGACAGTTTATGATTCAATCCCTGTGGTTGTGGAATATACATTAACTGAGTATGGGCATACGTTGAAGCCTGTAATTGAGGTGTTAAGAAAGTGGGGAATGGCACATAGGGAGCGGATTATGGTCAATCCATCCACTTCTCATACCACATCTGAAACATAAGCAAATACCATATTTTGTGTGCATACTCCTTTTTTCCGGAGAAAAATCCTTCTCTTAGTTTTTGTACAGCAGGAAGACGAAAAATTCCCTGACTGGCTATATTATCGTCACTTAAATAATATAGTACTTGGTTTTTTAAGTCGGTCGACAGCCAATTTGCAGTAGGTATTTGGAATCCCATTTTAGGGCGGTCCATTAGTTCTTTCGGAATATGTTTGTAAACGATTTCCTTTAAAATGTATTTTTTTACTCCATTACTATACTTATAGTTATCGGGCAATTGAGCAGCCCACTCAATGATACGATGATCAATAAACGGTTCCCTGCTTTCAAGACTAAATGCCATAGACGCCCTATCTACTTTTTGTAAAACATCATCCAACAAAAAAGTCTGATAGTCTACGGCCATCATATAAGCCAGTGGAGAATAAAAATTTTTGGAAAGCCCCTCACTGGTGTAATAGGTTTCAAGCGCATTCACATTTTTATTCAGTAATGCACTGATTTGTTCCTCATCAAATTGCCGGCTAATGCTGAGCATCATATTTTTGGCAGATGGGTCTTTCAGCAGGGACTTGAATTTTTCGTACCTGTCATGAAAATTGTACTTATTTTTCATTAAAGGGATGTAGTCTGCAGAAATCAAATTCATGATATCGGAAACACCCTTTCTGGCGAAACCTGGAATTCGATTAAGTGCATTGCCATATTTCATAATATACTCATACCGCGTGTAACCGGCAAAAACCTCATCTCCGCCATCCGCACTTAAAGCCACTGTCACCTGATCGGACGTCATTTTGCATAAAAACATGGTTGGAATGGCGCTTTGATCGCCAAACGGCTCATCATAGTAATAAGGTAATTCTGAAATTAGTTCTAGGGCTTCTTTTTGCGTGCAGCTATATTCATGATGCTCTGTACCAAGGTGATCGGCCACACTTTTTGCATATTCCGACTCGTTCAGGCCAATATCCGGAACGCCTATGGTAAACGTTTTGAGTCTCTCATTGCGATCCTTCTGTAAGATAGCCGTGAGACAAGCACTATCATATCCGCCGCTAAGAAATACACCGACAGGAACGTCAGACACCATCCTGTATTCAAATGCGGATTTTAAGATTTTCTCTGTTTCTGTCTTTGCTTCTTCAAATGAAATATCCAGTTTCGGTTTATTATAAGCGCTATAAACTTCCCAGTATTTGAAAATATCGAGCGCTCTGGAATCAATGTCCAGTTTAAGATAATGTCCCGGCCGTAACTTATAGGCGTAGTTAAAAATACAATGAGGTGTTGGCACATGGCCATGCTGCATGAATGCGGCAACTGCATCAAAGTTAATTTCCTTTTTAAACTGTGGGTGCTTATGAAAGGCCTTTAATTCGGAAGCAAACAAAAACAGGCCGTCGTGCCAATAGTAGAAGAAAGGTTTAATTCCCGCCCTGTCTCTAACGCAGTGTATTGTACGAGCTTTTGCATCGTAAACTACGAAAGCGAACATTCCAATAAACTTGTCTACACATGAAATTCCCCATTGCTGGAATGCGTGTAAAATAACCTCGGTATCGGAATGGCCTGTAAAATGATGCCCAAGTAAGAGCAGCTCTTTTTTAATATTTTGATAATTATAAATTTCGCCATTAAATACAATCCAAAGGTCGCCAAATTGCATTGGTTGTATTCCGGAATCTGATAAATCAATGATAGCCAGCCGCTGGTGGCCTATTCCTATTTGTACACCAGCAGAATCGAATATTTGATGCCCGGATGCGTCGGGTCCTCGATGATGTAGTTCTTTGGTTATTTTTATTAGAATTTCTTGTGATGATCCTTGTTTGTAGTCTATAAATCCTGCAATACCGCACATACTGTCCGACTGAAATTAAGAAATTATTAATGATACATGTTTAACGGAGGGTTTACCCATTTCAAATTATGCGTTCAGCATGACGGAATGGCAAAAGCTCTCTGTCCTGTTTATATGATTGCGTTGAGCTGGATGCAGAAGGTTCCATTCCTGGGACACGATTCTGGGAATTTGGTTGCAATCTAGCAGATGCGATGTGAACTTTGTATAAAAGCGACATTTATTTAACCTTTTAATAATACTATTTATTAAAAGGTAAGTCCTGGAATAGGAACGGAGCTTTGCGAGCAACAGTGAGTGCCTTATTCAACTTTAATGTTTTAAATAGAACAGGCCGCAATAACGATTTTAGTGAACACAAAAAAAGCAACCCTCACAGGTTGCTTTTCAATTCCATCAAAACTCAGCTAAAATTACCCTAGCTGGTTAATGCAATTCAAATCTTCAAACGCCACTTTCAGACGTTGGATCATGCTTTCTTCGCCTTTGCGAAGCCATACGCGGGGGTCGTAGTATTTTTTGTTTGGCGAATCGGGGCGATTTGGGTTACCCAATTGCGTTTGCAGGAAGCCTTCGTTTTCTTTGTAATATTTCAGAAGACCTTCCCAGGTTGACCATTGCATATCAGTGTCAATGTTCATTTTGATAGCGCTTGCCCGTCCGCGACGCCTTGGAAGTGTTAAGTGGCAAATGGAAGTTGCAGATCATCATTTCCCTGCTCTTCGGCAACAAACGCTTTTCCCAAATCGCCAAAGAGATCCCCGGGATTACCGATAAAATGTTATCAAAGGAATTACGTGACCTGGAAGCTAACTGCCTGGTAAAAAGGACAGTTTATGATTCAATCCCGGTGGTTGTGGAATATACATTAACCGAGTACGGGCATACGTTGAAGCCGGTAATTGAAGTGCTGCGAACTTGGGGATTGGCGCATCGGAATCGCATTATGAGTTTGTAAAAGTTTAGCCTGATAGCAAACCTATCAGGCTAAAAAATCATTTCACCTCATCTATTCTGTTTTTATAAATATTAAACTTAGCAGGAATTGGCCCTTGATAGGACCAATTAGTGAAATATCCTGTGTTCAAATATATTGAATCTGTATCATTCAAAGACGCCGTCAACATAAAGCCGCCTTCTGGAACTTTTAATTCTCTCATTATATTGAAGATAATCTTTTCTGTCTTTCCTTGTTGAACATTTTTAAACGTCCAAACTTTCGCTCCGTTTGCTCCGTCAATCTTAATTTCAGCGATTGTTGAATCAGTTTTGTTTGTGAACAACATTTCTACATCATATTTTTCTTTATAGAACTTATCATTGCATGACGAAATCAAAGAAAATAGGAAGAGTGTTGATGCATAAGCCATGAATGCTCTCATTGTATTCATAATAGCTTTACCAGAATATTTAGTGGCGATCCATTGTTAATTTCAGCAGAGCTCGCGACAATACGAGCACTCAATGAATTTATATAACCGAATATCTCTTCATCTGTTTTCGTAACTTTCACATTGTAGTCAAAAATATTTTTCTTGTACTTTTGAGCAATCTGAGTGAAGTATTGTAGACCGACAAGATTATTAAAAAGATCCATGTCTTTGCTTAACTGTTGATTTTGCGGTGTGTCACATTCGTGTGCATTTGTAAGTCCAAGCACCACTGCCATTGCCTCGTTAACGGAGCCATACCTATAAGCCGCATACTTACCTAAGTACACATTCCAGACCGCATGTCTATTCGCGTCGGATCTATCGTTTGTGCCGTAACCAGCTTTAGCATATGCCAAATCCATAGCCTTCTTCATTCCATCCTTGTCTAACCTTAAATGCCCAGCATAGTACCATTCCTCACACGAATTTGATTGGTATGCAATTCTAAGATTAGGCATAGTTCCACCACTTCGAGAAGCAGCCACAGAGATCGCAACTTCATAGCCCATTAATTTCTCATCATATTGAAAGACTACGTCTTGATTCTCAATGATTTGTTCGGTTGATAATTTTGGAAAATAAGGTTTGTATTCTTCCGGAGTTGCGTTATCGAAATCGGGATAATTTTTTCGCACGCCTTCAACAATTTCGTCGAATGTATTTCCCTTGACGGTTCGTAAGTTAGCAGCACTAATCAGATTTTCATTCAGGGCGATGTGCTCCAAATCACCTGGACTGAACTCCAAAAGGGCTTCCGGATATGCAACGTGCATTTGTGCACTCAAATTCTTGTATGTCACTTCTTTCATTTCTGCTTGCTTTTCAGGCCCAATTTCTTGTTGAACGCGACTGTCATGTTCGCATCCTGTAAATAGCATTGTTGCTGCTAACAACATCATAAATGAATTGATGAAAGATAAAAAGCAAGCTGCTTTGGGTAATGTAAATTTCATAGATACGAAAGGTTTAATGTCAAAAGGTTTTACGAGTCAGCCTGACAGGATAGTCTTAAACTCTTTCGCAATCTATGTGAGATAAATGTGGCGCCTTGTAGAAGGATTAAGCGCAATTATTCGCCGGTGAAAATGGTTGATCTGCCGGTCGGAATGACTTGTTATTCGGAATTGTGTGGGAAATGGTCGCGCGCAACACAAAAAAAGCAACCCTCACAGGTTGCTTTCAATACCAACAAAACTCAGCTAAAATTACCCCAGCTGATTAATGCAATTCAAATCTTCAAACGCTACTTTCAGACGTTGGATCATGCTTTCTTCGCCTTTGCGAAGCCATACGCGGGGGTCGTAGTATTTTTTGTTTGGCGAATCGGGGCCATTTGGGTTACCCAATTGCGTTTGCAGGAAGCCTTCGTTTTCTTTGTAATATTTCAGAAGACCTTCCCAGGTTGACCATTGCATATCAGTGTCAATGTTCATTTTGATCGCACCATATTCGATGGCTTCGCGGATTTCTTCGCGTGAAGAACCTGATCCTCCGTGGAATACGAAGTTAACAGGCAACTCAGCCGTGCCGAATTTCTCCTGGATGAATTGCTGAGAGTTGCGAAGGATTTTCGGCTCCAATTTCACGTTTCCTGGCTTGTAAACGCCATGAACATTTCCAAATGCCGCTGCAATAGTGAAATTTGGAGAGATTTTGGAAAGCTCTTCATAAGCATAAGCCACTTCTTCAGGCTGCGTATACAATTTCGAGCTGTCAACGTCGCTATTATCAACGCCGTCTTCTTCGCCACCTGTTACACCCAGTTCAATTTCAAGTGTCATGCCGATTTTGGCCATGCGCTCGAAGTATTTTGCTGAAATTTCAATGTTCTCTTCAATCGGTTCTTCCGAAAGGTCCAGCATGTGTGAGCTGTACAATGGAATGCCGTGTTGGTCAAAATGACGTTCGCCTGCATCCAGAAGACCGTCGATCCATGGAAGCAATTTCTTGGCGCAGTGGTCGGTGTGCAAAATTACGGGAATGCCGTAAAGTGCTGCCATCTGGTGCACGTGCATTGCACCGGAAATTCCACCTGCGATCGCAGCCTGCTGATTGGTGTTGGAAAGACTTTTTCCAGCATAAAATATTGCACCGCCATTTGAAAATTGAATGATAACGGGGCTGTTAACCGCTTTGGCAGTTTCCAGAACTGCATTTACTGAGTTGGTTCCTACCACGTTAACCGCCGGGAGGGCATAGTTATTTTGGTTGGCGTGGCGGAAAATTTCGCTAACTCCGTCACCGGTTACAACACCGGGCGCAAAGCGTTTTGTGGTTTCGCTCATAGTAATAAAGAATATTTTTTCAAGAATAAATTTTACAATTCAGATATAAAAAATGAACTGCGCGGGAATCCCTGCAAGTTAGGTATTTTACAGAAATTGGAGGAAATATGCGCCGTATATTATGCTTTGTGACGAAGATTAATCTATGTATAATCGTTTTGGCGCAATCTGCGTATCTTTGAAAATGTTGAAATGGCAGACAATGTGCTGCGTGATTGTGATACGAAAGATTAATTGATGAATTCCAAACTGACCAGGACGATCCTGATTGCCCTCGCA of Dyadobacter chenhuakuii contains these proteins:
- the fbaA gene encoding class II fructose-bisphosphate aldolase is translated as MSETTKRFAPGVVTGDGVSEIFRHANQNNYALPAVNVVGTNSVNAVLETAKAVNSPVIIQFSNGGAIFYAGKSLSNTNQQAAIAGGISGAMHVHQMAALYGIPVILHTDHCAKKLLPWIDGLLDAGERHFDQHGIPLYSSHMLDLSEEPIEENIEISAKYFERMAKIGMTLEIELGVTGGEEDGVDNSDVDSSKLYTQPEEVAYAYEELSKISPNFTIAAAFGNVHGVYKPGNVKLEPKILRNSQQFIQEKFGTAELPVNFVFHGGSGSSREEIREAIEYGAIKMNIDTDMQWSTWEGLLKYYKENEGFLQTQLGNPNGPDSPNKKYYDPRVWLRKGEESMIQRLKVAFEDLNCINQLG